A DNA window from Parabacteroides johnsonii DSM 18315 contains the following coding sequences:
- a CDS encoding DNA methyltransferase — translation MSKKTYNSGEPSLGLELEEETATEQKGPVTVLGLTFSNDDERREYFRAELRRKLPELRNIEGFPIGEDDDIIALSDPPYYTACPNPWLNDFIAEWEAEKKDLEAKGLRKTDFEVTEPYSADVSEGKNNPVYTAHTYHTKVPHPAIMRYILHYTQPGDIIFDGFCGTGMTGVAAQACAKSNNEWHSKIESEFVNSVGHKPKWGKRHAICGDLSPYASMISNNYNSPTDISLLKSETQRIMNELKDECGWMYTTLHDNKPIGCINYMVWSDVAICQNCGKEFIYWDSAMSKEKEGLLDNFECPYCKCSHTKATAKRSFQTVYDDVIDDVVNVIKHVPVVMVYTVKGKHIEREPLAYDIDLLKKIDQHPIDTKYIPIQLLPEGYNTEQPKKTQGYFYVHQFYTRRNLIALSILFKKIYESKYPSKLMFLFTAMIGRSTKMQRVHINNYFHGGGGWNAGNLKGTLYIPPFPVETSVLEQIGDKLRLLLKAEPYLPHSFDNVIQVASALKQNMYTNSVDYIFTDPPFGANINYSELNSLPEAWLRVTTNNETEVIENSAQGKSPAFYHNEMQKCFSEYYRILKPGRWMTVEFSNTKASVWNFIQSAITSVGFIIANVASLDKKQGSYKSVTTTTAVKQDLIISCFKPSEKLLAHFENMRQSDDNQNIFVSTQSFIEELLTRLPVIIVNEKKTTAVVERSPKILYDRLIAFFVQNGRQIPMDASEFQRFLRDTFVERDGMFFTAEQAIKYDDLRRQIPEMVSLALFVGSEADGVQWLKRELVDKPQTYQDLQPKWMQDLVAPKKGDAIPELMQILEENFLKNEDSQWYIPDAENEADLEKVRTRRLLREFKTYVEAAEKPKGRIKEARLEALRTGFKNCYQEKDFATIVRVGDRIPQSLLTEDDVLLQYYDIATNRI, via the coding sequence ATGAGTAAAAAGACATATAATTCTGGTGAACCCTCTCTTGGCTTGGAGCTCGAGGAGGAAACCGCAACCGAGCAGAAAGGCCCGGTAACCGTACTGGGACTGACCTTTTCCAATGACGATGAACGGCGCGAATATTTCCGTGCCGAACTGCGCCGTAAACTGCCCGAACTGCGCAACATCGAGGGCTTCCCAATTGGCGAGGACGATGACATCATCGCACTTTCCGACCCTCCATATTATACCGCTTGCCCGAACCCTTGGCTCAACGATTTTATCGCAGAATGGGAAGCGGAGAAAAAAGACCTCGAAGCAAAAGGATTGAGAAAAACGGACTTCGAGGTGACTGAACCGTATTCTGCTGATGTAAGCGAGGGAAAGAACAACCCGGTTTATACAGCTCACACTTATCATACAAAAGTACCACACCCTGCCATTATGCGATATATCTTGCATTATACGCAGCCGGGTGATATTATATTCGATGGCTTTTGTGGTACGGGTATGACTGGCGTGGCAGCGCAGGCTTGTGCTAAATCTAATAATGAATGGCATTCAAAAATAGAAAGCGAGTTTGTTAATTCGGTAGGACATAAGCCTAAATGGGGAAAAAGACATGCTATTTGTGGTGATTTATCACCATATGCATCGATGATCTCGAACAACTATAATTCTCCTACTGACATTTCACTTTTGAAAAGTGAAACGCAACGTATCATGAATGAATTGAAAGATGAATGTGGGTGGATGTATACAACTCTGCACGACAATAAACCTATTGGTTGCATTAACTATATGGTTTGGAGTGATGTGGCAATATGTCAAAATTGTGGTAAGGAATTCATCTATTGGGATTCTGCTATGAGTAAAGAGAAAGAAGGATTATTAGATAATTTCGAATGTCCTTATTGTAAATGTTCTCACACAAAAGCAACTGCTAAACGTTCATTTCAAACTGTATATGACGATGTTATTGACGACGTAGTCAATGTCATTAAGCATGTTCCAGTAGTAATGGTTTATACTGTAAAAGGTAAACATATCGAGCGTGAACCATTAGCTTATGATATTGATTTGTTGAAGAAAATAGACCAACATCCGATTGATACTAAATATATTCCTATTCAACTTTTGCCTGAAGGCTACAATACAGAGCAGCCTAAAAAAACACAAGGGTATTTTTATGTACATCAGTTTTATACTCGAAGAAACTTAATTGCATTATCAATTCTATTCAAGAAGATATATGAATCAAAGTATCCGAGTAAATTGATGTTCCTGTTTACTGCGATGATAGGCAGGTCAACAAAAATGCAAAGAGTTCATATAAACAACTATTTTCATGGTGGCGGTGGATGGAATGCGGGTAACCTCAAAGGGACTCTTTATATTCCTCCTTTCCCAGTTGAGACTTCTGTACTTGAGCAAATTGGAGACAAATTACGTCTTCTCTTAAAAGCTGAACCATATTTGCCCCATAGCTTTGACAACGTCATACAAGTTGCTTCAGCATTAAAACAGAATATGTACACAAATAGCGTTGACTACATTTTTACCGATCCTCCATTTGGAGCTAATATTAATTACTCTGAATTAAACAGTTTGCCTGAGGCTTGGCTAAGAGTGACAACAAACAATGAAACAGAAGTAATAGAAAATTCGGCACAAGGTAAAAGTCCTGCATTTTATCATAATGAAATGCAGAAATGCTTTTCTGAATATTATCGTATTTTGAAACCTGGCAGGTGGATGACTGTAGAGTTTAGTAATACAAAAGCAAGTGTATGGAATTTTATACAGAGTGCTATAACATCTGTAGGTTTCATTATTGCTAATGTCGCTTCTCTTGACAAAAAACAAGGGTCATATAAATCTGTAACCACAACCACAGCCGTTAAGCAAGATCTTATTATTTCTTGTTTTAAGCCGAGCGAGAAGTTACTTGCACATTTCGAGAATATGAGGCAGTCGGACGACAACCAAAATATATTTGTCAGCACACAATCGTTTATCGAAGAACTGCTGACACGTCTTCCCGTGATTATTGTCAACGAGAAGAAGACAACTGCTGTTGTGGAGCGCAGCCCGAAGATTTTGTACGACCGACTGATTGCTTTCTTTGTGCAAAACGGTCGCCAAATTCCCATGGACGCATCGGAGTTTCAGCGTTTCCTGCGCGATACTTTTGTAGAGCGTGACGGTATGTTCTTTACCGCCGAACAAGCCATTAAATACGATGACTTGCGGCGACAGATCCCGGAAATGGTTTCGCTTGCACTCTTTGTGGGTAGCGAAGCAGATGGTGTGCAGTGGCTCAAACGCGAACTTGTCGACAAACCGCAGACCTATCAAGACTTGCAACCGAAGTGGATGCAAGACCTCGTTGCTCCGAAGAAAGGGGATGCTATTCCCGAACTGATGCAGATTCTCGAAGAAAACTTCTTGAAAAACGAGGATAGCCAATGGTATATTCCCGATGCGGAAAATGAGGCTGACCTCGAAAAGGTACGTACCAGACGTTTGCTCCGTGAGTTTAAGACTTATGTGGAAGCTGCGGAGAAACCCAAAGGGCGCATCAAGGAAGCTCGCCTTGAAGCACTCCGCACGGGCTTCAAGAACTGCTATCAAGAGAAAGACTTCGCCACCATTGTTCGGGTAGGCGACCGCATACCGCAGTCGCTACTTACCGAAGATGATGTGCTGTTGCAATACTACGACATCGCCACTAACCGCATATAA
- a CDS encoding PglZ domain-containing protein, with product MAKKNLPQGIINRLFGEYSEKRLVVVQTYDEFLAREDVRMMLTYASLRISEGDSLTLRLWWETTVKEELQEQSNIRFVFVQREQFDVPDDIAIYADTTQFVARHIFPRYKWALIKDQSIGTLNYLYQYPGRVSIDELRTHHIIAEYQTSYEGAKEKIENIIAEWDKLFAKIKIDKPGEWLPQASALILRALEIGNLSALMPKVDELNTLFQQHLVERYASIISSTTPPANKAPKNVCQVLPFISKQPKEDKLALVVVDGMNFWQSQMLVNSLKNKYFDINAQTDVIYSWLPSVTELSRQAIFLGRYPSVSYQQSSSSESKMWEDFWLSKGFINRNQILYEHGSTIALSDIYKRVAWVTVDLDEKMHASDDFRYLHAATKLWVEEEDLLNNIGDLLQQGFKVYITTDHGNIETKPSRLLSQPEKVGSLSLSKRHVTLAPQASRVLFEQDHRGEVLQIDPASCTYYPTSNHCFSNIPMNVTHGGTHFFEVLIPFITITKE from the coding sequence ATGGCCAAGAAGAATCTTCCACAAGGAATTATCAACCGCCTTTTCGGAGAATATTCCGAAAAGCGATTGGTCGTGGTGCAAACCTACGATGAATTTCTGGCTCGCGAAGATGTGCGCATGATGCTTACTTATGCTTCGCTCCGCATCTCTGAGGGGGATAGCCTTACCTTGCGCCTTTGGTGGGAAACCACCGTGAAAGAGGAATTGCAGGAGCAATCCAACATCCGCTTTGTTTTTGTGCAGCGAGAGCAGTTTGATGTGCCGGACGATATAGCAATTTATGCCGACACCACCCAATTTGTGGCTCGACATATCTTTCCTCGCTATAAATGGGCTTTAATCAAAGACCAATCTATCGGTACATTGAATTATCTTTATCAATATCCGGGCAGGGTTTCGATTGACGAACTGCGCACTCATCATATCATTGCCGAATACCAAACTTCGTATGAGGGTGCAAAGGAGAAAATTGAAAACATCATTGCAGAATGGGATAAGCTGTTTGCCAAAATCAAGATTGATAAGCCGGGAGAATGGTTGCCACAAGCAAGCGCACTGATACTTCGTGCGCTCGAAATCGGAAACCTTTCAGCCTTGATGCCGAAAGTAGACGAACTCAATACGCTCTTTCAGCAACACCTTGTTGAACGCTATGCTTCAATCATCAGCTCGACCACACCTCCTGCCAACAAAGCACCGAAGAATGTATGTCAAGTGTTGCCGTTTATCAGTAAGCAGCCCAAAGAGGACAAGTTGGCTCTGGTGGTTGTCGATGGTATGAACTTTTGGCAAAGTCAGATGTTGGTAAACAGTTTGAAGAATAAGTATTTTGACATCAACGCACAGACCGATGTGATATATTCGTGGCTACCGAGTGTCACCGAACTCTCTCGCCAAGCTATATTCCTCGGTAGATATCCGTCTGTCAGCTACCAGCAAAGCAGTTCCTCGGAGAGTAAAATGTGGGAAGATTTCTGGCTGTCGAAAGGCTTTATCAATCGCAACCAAATTCTTTATGAACACGGTTCTACGATTGCCCTAAGCGACATATACAAACGAGTGGCTTGGGTAACGGTTGACCTCGATGAGAAGATGCACGCTTCCGATGACTTCCGTTATCTCCATGCCGCCACAAAGTTGTGGGTGGAGGAAGAAGACTTGCTCAATAATATCGGCGACCTTTTGCAACAAGGCTTCAAAGTGTATATCACCACCGACCACGGAAACATCGAAACCAAACCCTCCCGTTTGCTTTCGCAGCCGGAAAAGGTTGGCTCTCTGTCATTGAGCAAACGCCATGTCACGCTTGCTCCGCAGGCATCGCGCGTGTTGTTTGAACAAGACCACCGAGGAGAAGTGCTTCAGATTGACCCTGCTTCATGCACTTACTATCCGACCTCAAACCACTGCTTTTCAAATATTCCGATGAACGTGACCCATGGCGGCACTCATTTCTTCGAAGTACTTATACCCTTTATTACGATTACAAAAGAATGA